In Alkalihalobacterium alkalinitrilicum, a genomic segment contains:
- the mtnN gene encoding 5'-methylthioadenosine/S-adenosylhomocysteine nucleosidase yields MRIGIIGAMDEEVELLKSKLDGRVDQTIAGCEFHQGSLNGVDVVLLKSGIGKVNAAIGTTLLIQLFKVEKVINTGSAGGFHEDLNVGDIVISTEVRYNDVDATVFGYEFGQVPRMPAFYTPHTELVTLAEVAANDVGVHSVKGLIVSGDSFMSDHERVEDIKSRFNNPYCAEMEAGAIAQVCHQFECPFVIIRSLSDIAGSDAKVSYDQFLETASINSANLVLLMVDQLKKQ; encoded by the coding sequence ATGAGAATTGGAATTATCGGAGCGATGGATGAAGAGGTTGAATTATTAAAAAGTAAGCTCGATGGCCGAGTAGATCAAACGATTGCAGGGTGTGAATTTCATCAAGGCTCTTTAAATGGTGTCGATGTTGTTTTACTTAAATCAGGGATCGGGAAAGTGAATGCAGCGATTGGAACGACTTTGTTAATTCAATTATTTAAGGTTGAAAAAGTTATAAATACGGGGTCCGCAGGAGGATTTCATGAAGATTTAAACGTGGGGGATATCGTGATCTCAACAGAAGTACGTTATAACGATGTTGACGCTACTGTTTTTGGTTATGAATTTGGTCAAGTCCCAAGAATGCCAGCGTTTTATACACCTCATACAGAGTTAGTTACCTTAGCTGAAGTCGCAGCGAATGATGTTGGGGTTCATTCGGTGAAAGGCTTAATTGTCTCAGGCGATTCATTTATGAGTGATCATGAACGAGTCGAAGACATTAAATCTCGTTTTAATAATCCATATTGTGCAGAAATGGAAGCAGGAGCCATTGCACAAGTATGTCATCAGTTTGAATGTCCATTTGTGATCATTCGGTCTCTTTCAGATATTGCAGGTAGCGATGCAAAAGTCTCCTATGATCAATTTTTAGAGACAGCCTCTATAAATTCAGCAAATCTCGTTTTACTTATGGTTGATCAACTCAAGAAGCAGTAA
- a CDS encoding DUF2536 family protein, translating into MQIHLNNIGDKVECFEARSFKELEKQINEQIDNNQVLMLEVHQVQHHVYIHEKTSLPIYTAIVHFKAKK; encoded by the coding sequence ATGCAAATTCATTTAAATAATATTGGAGATAAAGTTGAATGTTTTGAAGCCCGAAGCTTTAAAGAGTTAGAAAAGCAGATCAATGAGCAAATTGATAATAATCAAGTACTCATGCTAGAAGTTCATCAAGTCCAACACCATGTATATATTCATGAAAAAACTTCTTTGCCGATTTATACTGCCATTGTTCATTTTAAAGCAAAAAAATAA
- a CDS encoding YrrS family protein → MDYSTRYEQRKKRRLNRLLNVAIGVVAILIIYFAIQLFFSSGSEEAIADHDQEEQQEEHNEENTEQLIEENTDIDSAQDETSKNEIENEELREEDEEEDEEEGFNDEVRPGDWQPIGTVQSEPFELESQHFSKDHVNWKEMTHAIQYATGLDDDITIWRIENGGNPQSAVGTVSGRDNKHTPYRVRIEWVPERGWKPVEVIQLSENPYLR, encoded by the coding sequence ATGGACTACTCAACAAGGTATGAACAACGTAAAAAACGCCGTTTAAATCGATTGCTGAATGTAGCGATTGGAGTTGTAGCAATCTTAATTATATACTTTGCTATACAATTATTCTTTAGCTCTGGAAGCGAGGAAGCCATTGCTGATCACGATCAAGAAGAACAACAAGAAGAGCATAATGAAGAAAACACTGAACAACTAATTGAAGAGAATACAGATATCGATTCTGCCCAAGACGAAACAAGCAAAAACGAAATTGAAAATGAAGAACTACGGGAAGAAGATGAAGAGGAAGATGAAGAGGAAGGCTTCAATGATGAAGTTCGTCCTGGTGATTGGCAACCGATTGGAACGGTGCAAAGTGAACCATTTGAATTAGAGTCACAACACTTTTCAAAAGATCATGTTAACTGGAAGGAAATGACGCATGCTATCCAATATGCGACAGGTCTAGACGATGACATTACAATTTGGCGAATTGAAAATGGCGGTAATCCACAAAGCGCAGTTGGTACGGTTAGTGGTAGAGATAACAAACACACACCATACCGTGTTCGCATTGAATGGGTACCTGAACGAGGGTGGAAGCCAGTAGAGGTCATCCAGTTATCTGAAAACCCGTATCTTCGTTAA
- a CDS encoding ABC-2 transporter permease — translation MRSLIKKDLLSLKSIAMIVIPITVLFLFFIGWYISRMSGFRYNDLSGIVLFIALFNLLMSYGLMTHICRTEELSGIHKRIWKLPISVPSIVLAKFCSLLIIAVSINVITFGALFFVQVILGHSVGVGNAGSVILFFNALILLFISFYLFFHLSFGSYVATWIGCLFIFGAIFLPMFWSVPTGVIFGRPLATIEPLLNQFFFIITLLLTVVSILFSIWNYHNYLNVKKKIYITASFIGVFFFLMITMASSAFAMSSPPLNTKKSIIEHISVERLNLELEKEGTNYSSYSVIQYEVVLTASHLSDPRLLDELGISLVFLDEDPLFSYVGPEWGTHYGSWSYHQSQPTFTLFGSISVEPRDVEQIEQLIGESRPQIAIYENFHELVPIRVINY, via the coding sequence ATGCGATCTTTGATTAAGAAAGATTTACTCTCTTTAAAAAGCATTGCTATGATAGTTATTCCAATTACAGTTTTATTTCTATTTTTTATCGGATGGTATATTAGTAGAATGAGCGGATTTCGTTATAATGACCTAAGTGGAATAGTACTTTTCATTGCATTGTTTAATCTATTAATGAGTTATGGATTAATGACACATATTTGTCGTACAGAAGAATTGAGCGGTATTCATAAACGAATTTGGAAGTTGCCGATTTCAGTTCCATCAATTGTTTTAGCTAAGTTTTGTTCTTTACTAATTATTGCAGTTAGTATTAATGTCATTACGTTTGGAGCTTTATTTTTTGTCCAAGTAATATTAGGGCACTCTGTAGGGGTTGGCAACGCAGGTAGTGTGATTTTGTTCTTTAATGCACTTATTTTGCTATTCATTAGTTTTTATCTATTTTTCCATCTAAGTTTTGGTTCTTATGTTGCGACATGGATAGGTTGTCTGTTTATTTTTGGAGCGATTTTTCTCCCAATGTTTTGGAGCGTACCAACAGGTGTGATTTTCGGTCGACCTCTAGCGACCATTGAACCGCTATTAAATCAATTCTTTTTTATTATTACTTTATTATTAACTGTAGTGTCTATCTTGTTCTCAATTTGGAATTATCATAACTATCTTAACGTCAAAAAGAAAATATATATAACAGCTTCATTCATAGGTGTATTTTTTTTCCTGATGATAACGATGGCTAGTTCCGCTTTTGCCATGTCATCACCGCCCCTGAATACGAAGAAGAGTATTATTGAACACATATCTGTTGAACGTCTTAATTTAGAGCTTGAAAAAGAAGGAACTAATTATTCTAGTTATTCAGTCATTCAATATGAAGTTGTATTAACGGCATCGCATCTTTCAGACCCTAGATTACTAGATGAGTTGGGTATTAGTCTTGTCTTTCTAGATGAGGATCCATTGTTTTCGTATGTCGGTCCAGAATGGGGCACACATTATGGCAGTTGGTCCTATCACCAAAGCCAGCCGACGTTTACTTTATTTGGTTCAATTAGTGTCGAACCTAGAGATGTTGAACAGATTGAGCAATTGATTGGGGAAAGCCGTCCGCAAATAGCCATATATGAAAACTTTCACGAACTAGTACCAATTCGGGTAATTAATTACTAG
- a CDS encoding ATP-binding cassette domain-containing protein: MTDAVAIEQGMQRYKGFQLGPIDLNIRKGFITAVIGRNGAGKTTLLKGMSNVTPFTSGEVVVESCSYEQDRVTFNKKICYVSDEVNMYSDFTVRQTIDFVSSFYSNWDVNLEQKLLREFNLMPKKKVYELSKGMKLKLNMLLVLCFHPAVLIFDEPTAGLDLVARQELLLLLQQWIETGDKTVILSSHITTDFEQIADFVVFVREGQIALYDEKDRLKDNYLYFTTSLQMKLPRSGIYGYQKGAYEVTGIIDKEHGDELDGHCRPPTLDEILYFVVEGGVNHAIFD, from the coding sequence ATGACTGATGCAGTGGCGATCGAACAAGGAATGCAAAGATATAAAGGTTTTCAATTAGGCCCTATCGATTTGAATATAAGAAAAGGCTTTATAACAGCAGTAATCGGTAGAAATGGTGCTGGTAAAACGACATTATTAAAAGGGATGTCGAATGTTACCCCTTTTACGTCAGGAGAAGTTGTGGTTGAGAGTTGTTCGTATGAACAAGATCGAGTGACCTTTAATAAAAAGATTTGTTATGTCTCAGATGAAGTAAATATGTATAGTGATTTTACAGTCCGACAAACGATCGATTTTGTTTCTTCTTTTTATTCCAATTGGGATGTAAACCTTGAACAAAAGTTGCTTCGTGAATTTAATTTAATGCCAAAGAAAAAGGTGTATGAGCTTTCAAAAGGAATGAAACTAAAGTTAAATATGCTTTTAGTTCTATGCTTTCATCCAGCGGTGCTTATTTTCGATGAACCTACAGCAGGATTAGACCTTGTAGCAAGACAAGAGCTATTGTTGCTATTACAGCAATGGATTGAGACGGGTGACAAGACCGTAATTTTATCATCACATATTACGACGGACTTTGAACAAATCGCTGATTTTGTTGTTTTTGTAAGAGAGGGTCAAATTGCACTTTATGATGAGAAGGACCGATTAAAAGACAACTATCTCTATTTCACAACATCACTTCAAATGAAGCTACCTAGATCTGGAATTTACGGCTACCAAAAAGGAGCATATGAAGTGACAGGCATTATCGACAAAGAGCATGGTGATGAGTTAGATGGACACTGTCGACCCCCAACATTAGATGAAATCCTATATTTTGTCGTTGAAGGGGGAGTAAATCATGCGATCTTTGATTAA
- a CDS encoding GntR family transcriptional regulator, whose translation MWIHLSNESKEPFYKQLKDQIKQQIIAGSLTGDKELPSIRTLAKNIHTSVITVKRAYSELEQEGFIYTRAGKGTFVKSTEKSILQEKAEQQFVEEAKQLLLRGKSLGLNSDEMVTIIQRIKEEEND comes from the coding sequence ATGTGGATTCATCTATCGAATGAATCAAAGGAACCATTTTATAAGCAACTGAAAGATCAAATCAAACAGCAAATAATTGCCGGGAGCCTAACAGGAGATAAGGAACTACCGTCAATTAGGACACTTGCTAAAAACATTCATACGAGTGTGATTACTGTAAAACGGGCTTACTCGGAATTAGAGCAAGAGGGTTTTATTTATACAAGAGCAGGTAAAGGAACGTTTGTGAAGTCAACAGAAAAAAGCATTTTACAAGAGAAAGCAGAACAACAATTTGTAGAAGAAGCCAAACAATTATTGCTACGAGGAAAAAGCTTAGGACTAAATTCCGACGAAATGGTAACAATTATTCAGCGGATCAAGGAGGAAGAGAATGACTGA
- a CDS encoding LysM peptidoglycan-binding domain-containing protein — MSKKSNETFEFVPRSIKHKKRKRKRTSFIILAILLTLSIGVISTAVIKLEMFPQSQTGNIAPEQMEDEDRSSDDDPDESPDQTDRSSNNTDEEPLEENEDKTSSNKNTSEGGTKEVTQNEANQDENKSSSQIETKPKETNTTPKENKKQPADSKPELVIIHEVGPNETLYSITRKYYIDTEQQHKVAQFNGIVNPATDIKAGLQLKLPDTDIIAFHEVEKGETLFSITNKYYGNANELISLAKYNGIFDPSTDVKVGMKLNIPHPSILKNYREDGYTIKVSKTMNTLTVYRNSEVFKTFSVATGKDASLTPEGVYQIVSQRTPTENLAIPISVGA, encoded by the coding sequence GTGTCAAAGAAATCAAATGAGACGTTTGAATTTGTCCCACGTTCAATCAAACACAAAAAAAGGAAGCGAAAACGAACTTCTTTTATAATATTAGCTATCTTATTAACGCTAAGTATTGGCGTTATTTCTACTGCCGTAATTAAATTAGAAATGTTTCCTCAATCACAAACAGGAAATATTGCTCCCGAACAAATGGAAGATGAAGATCGTTCTTCAGACGACGATCCAGACGAAAGTCCAGACCAAACAGATCGTTCATCTAATAATACAGATGAAGAACCGCTAGAAGAAAATGAAGATAAAACGAGTTCAAATAAAAATACTAGCGAAGGTGGAACAAAAGAAGTCACTCAAAATGAGGCTAACCAAGATGAAAATAAGTCATCTTCGCAAATCGAAACAAAACCTAAAGAAACTAACACCACACCAAAAGAAAATAAAAAACAACCTGCAGATAGCAAACCTGAATTGGTCATTATCCATGAAGTTGGTCCAAATGAAACGTTATATAGCATTACTAGAAAATACTATATAGATACCGAGCAACAACATAAAGTTGCCCAGTTCAACGGTATTGTAAATCCAGCTACTGACATAAAGGCTGGACTACAATTAAAACTACCTGATACTGACATCATTGCATTTCACGAGGTCGAAAAAGGGGAGACACTTTTTAGTATTACTAACAAATATTACGGTAACGCAAATGAACTCATTTCACTAGCAAAATATAATGGGATTTTCGACCCATCAACGGATGTCAAAGTAGGAATGAAACTGAACATCCCACATCCTTCTATACTAAAAAATTATAGAGAAGACGGTTATACCATTAAAGTAAGTAAAACGATGAATACATTAACCGTCTATCGGAATTCAGAGGTCTTTAAGACCTTTTCGGTCGCCACAGGAAAAGACGCATCATTGACACCTGAAGGCGTTTACCAAATTGTCAGTCAACGTACCCCCACTGAGAACCTTGCGATTCCTATTTCAGTGGGGGCTTGA